A genomic segment from Pollutimonas thiosulfatoxidans encodes:
- a CDS encoding ABC transporter ATP-binding protein: MLKVSGMESAYGRIKALKGISLEIARGETVALIGANGAGKTTFLRTLSGVQPMSAGKIEFDGKDISRLRADQRVARGICQSPEGRMVFGPLSIEDNLRLGAYTRKDQEIAADIDDIYGMFPILHTKRHLPAGSLSGGQQQMLAIGRALMGRPKLLLLDEPSMGLAPLLVEEIFNVIRMLKSKGMTILLVEQNAFGALGISDRAYVLEIGQITLTGTGQDLKENESVRAAYLGM; this comes from the coding sequence TTGCTGAAAGTCAGCGGCATGGAGAGCGCATACGGCCGCATCAAGGCCCTGAAGGGCATCAGCCTGGAAATCGCACGCGGCGAAACCGTGGCACTGATAGGCGCTAACGGCGCCGGCAAGACCACCTTCTTGCGCACGCTGTCCGGCGTCCAGCCCATGAGCGCAGGCAAGATAGAGTTCGACGGCAAAGACATCAGCCGGCTTCGGGCAGATCAACGCGTCGCGCGCGGCATATGTCAGAGCCCGGAAGGCCGGATGGTATTTGGCCCGCTTTCGATTGAAGACAACTTACGGCTGGGTGCCTACACACGCAAGGACCAGGAGATCGCCGCTGACATTGATGATATCTACGGGATGTTTCCCATCCTCCATACCAAGCGGCACCTTCCAGCTGGTTCGCTATCGGGCGGCCAGCAGCAAATGCTGGCTATCGGCCGCGCCTTGATGGGCAGGCCCAAGTTGCTGTTGCTGGATGAGCCCTCCATGGGCCTGGCGCCTTTGCTGGTCGAGGAAATCTTCAACGTCATCCGCATGCTCAAATCCAAAGGCATGACCATACTGCTGGTAGAACAGAACGCATTCGGCGCTTTGGGAATTTCCGATCGCGCCTACGTGCTCGAGATCGGCCAGATCACTCTGACCGGCACGGGCCAGGATCTGAAAGAGAATGAAAGCGTGCGCGCGGCTTATCTGGGCATGTAG
- a CDS encoding ABC transporter ATP-binding protein — protein sequence MPLLQISNLSKSFGGVHAVQDVQFSVPAGVIFSVIGPNGAGKTTLFNLITGIYTPDTGSIRLDGAEIVGTPTSALAALGIARTFQNLQICMNMSALENVMVGAHLRLDRNPLKAALRLPSLVSRDRELADEAAELMAFVGLKDQVKAQSDSLAYGMLKRLEIARALALKPKLIFLDEPAAGLNPRETDDVADLIRHISESGITVVLVEHDMKMVMKLSDRILVMDYGKTLIEGTPEEVRANPEVIAAYLGADA from the coding sequence ATGCCCTTGCTGCAGATATCCAATTTGAGTAAATCGTTCGGCGGTGTGCATGCCGTGCAAGACGTGCAGTTCAGCGTCCCGGCCGGCGTCATATTTTCGGTAATCGGCCCCAACGGTGCCGGCAAGACGACTCTGTTCAATCTCATCACGGGTATCTACACACCCGATACAGGCAGCATACGCCTGGATGGCGCAGAGATCGTGGGCACCCCAACATCGGCATTGGCCGCGCTCGGCATAGCGCGGACATTCCAGAACTTGCAGATATGCATGAACATGTCGGCGCTGGAAAACGTAATGGTGGGCGCCCATCTGCGGCTGGACCGCAATCCCTTGAAGGCGGCACTCAGACTGCCGTCGCTGGTTAGTCGGGACCGCGAACTGGCCGACGAAGCGGCCGAGCTGATGGCTTTCGTGGGCCTGAAGGATCAGGTCAAGGCCCAGTCCGACAGCCTGGCCTACGGGATGTTGAAACGCCTTGAAATCGCAAGAGCCCTTGCCCTGAAGCCCAAGTTGATCTTTCTTGACGAGCCTGCGGCCGGCTTGAACCCGCGCGAAACCGACGATGTAGCAGACCTGATCCGTCATATATCGGAGTCCGGCATTACCGTCGTGCTGGTCGAGCACGACATGAAGATGGTCATGAAGTTATCGGATCGCATCCTGGTGATGGACTATGGCAAGACGCTCATAGAAGGTACGCCGGAGGAAGTCCGCGCCAACCCGGAAGTCATCGCCGCATACCTCGGAGCCGACGCATGA
- a CDS encoding branched-chain amino acid ABC transporter permease — translation MLPLVLPNSYYTDLIIRMAINATIVIGLNLLIGFAGQISLGHAGFVGMGAFASAILPYHFGWSPFAAMIAGALATGLLAGLVARPIFKLKGHYLAMATLGLGIIINIVLRNESQYTGGPDGMPVMPMEIFNFEISGDQHWYWIVAMLLCISIWASLNLINSPFGRALRALHGSEVAASVAGVNVERYKIVIFIVSALFASIMGSITAHYIGFITPNVADFPHSIELLTMVVVGGVASIYGSVIGAVLLTALPQALASFEGWETVVYGVILVGCMIFVPRGLVPTLAARFRKEG, via the coding sequence TTGCTGCCACTCGTACTGCCCAACAGCTACTACACAGACTTGATCATACGCATGGCCATCAACGCAACCATCGTCATAGGACTGAACCTGCTGATCGGCTTTGCCGGGCAGATCAGTCTGGGGCATGCCGGCTTCGTCGGGATGGGGGCCTTCGCCTCGGCCATCCTGCCCTACCATTTTGGATGGTCGCCGTTTGCCGCCATGATCGCGGGCGCACTGGCTACGGGGCTATTGGCCGGGCTGGTTGCCCGTCCCATTTTCAAGCTAAAGGGCCACTATCTGGCCATGGCGACGCTGGGCCTGGGCATCATCATCAACATCGTCTTGCGCAACGAATCGCAATATACCGGCGGGCCGGACGGCATGCCGGTGATGCCAATGGAGATCTTCAACTTCGAGATCTCTGGCGATCAACACTGGTATTGGATAGTCGCCATGCTGCTGTGCATCAGCATCTGGGCGTCGCTAAACCTGATCAACTCGCCCTTCGGGCGGGCGCTGCGTGCCTTGCACGGATCAGAGGTCGCTGCCAGTGTGGCCGGTGTCAATGTAGAACGCTACAAGATCGTTATCTTTATCGTGTCGGCGCTCTTCGCCAGCATCATGGGCAGTATCACGGCGCATTACATCGGTTTCATCACGCCCAACGTAGCCGACTTCCCGCACTCTATCGAGCTGCTCACCATGGTGGTCGTTGGCGGGGTGGCGTCGATCTATGGCTCGGTCATCGGTGCAGTATTGCTTACCGCATTGCCGCAGGCACTGGCCAGTTTCGAAGGATGGGAAACCGTTGTCTACGGCGTGATCCTTGTGGGCTGCATGATCTTTGTGCCAAGAGGTTTGGTGCCTACGCTGGCCGCTCGCTTCAGGAAGGAAGGCTGA